A region of the Acidobacteriota bacterium genome:
TTGGAGTCGATCCCGAGGGCGGCCGGGTCGTCCGTTCCAAGCCCGGCTGATGTCGGACCGAGATGTCCGAACGCCAGGAGGGCCGCCACGCGCGCGACTTCGGCGCAGGTGAGCGGCCGGCTCTTGACCTGCACCCGCCCTGCGGTGATGGCGTCGCAGATCGCGCCGGCGTCCGGCGCCGCGTCCACCAGCGAATACGTCGAGCCCAGTTGCCACAGCCGGTGGACGTCGCAGTTGCCGACCACCGGCTTGCCGTGACGTGCCGCCCATGCCTCGCCGCGGCGATTGAAATCGATCAACCGCGTGAACGCGGCGTTGCGCTCGACGGCGTCGAACAGGCCGGCGTGACGCTCGAGATCACGGCCGAGACACACGGACGCGGGAAAGAAGGGATGCGGCGCGACGACCAGTCCGGGCTGCCGCGATCTCAGCCGGGTCAGGTCGGCGAACGTCCGCACATCTTCCGCGCCATGGCGAAAGTTCAG
Encoded here:
- a CDS encoding PHP-associated domain-containing protein, which produces MLKVELHTHTADDPVDRIPHTTAALIDRAVTLGYDALAITLHERQLDLRRFMPYAAERGLVLIPGVERTIEGRHVLLLNFRHGAEDVRTFADLTRLRSRQPGLVVAPHPFFPASVCLGRDLERHAGLFDAVERNAAFTRLIDFNRRGEAWAARHGKPVVGNCDVHRLWQLGSTYSLVDAAPDAGAICDAITAGRVQVKSRPLTCAEVARVAALLAFGHLGPTSAGLGTDDPAALGIDSNEYRIQSNDGARLSLRLPGNRALRVR